From a single Fulvivirga ulvae genomic region:
- a CDS encoding DUF3526 domain-containing protein, with the protein MYSLILKQFIRSKTVMVTTLLILVLGVVSILIGEQFLAKQEKAIAEVTTHQKEHIARNVNWIDKEMGLLLYYLRFALINSPDNLTALSIGQRDVNASIQNVTIRNLEGQRYDTDLYNPTSLQSGNLDFGFVIIYLFPLLIIAFTYDLLSEEKEKGTWRLVAIQSKSVRGYLLKKLSVRALLILAALLLLFGIAAVELSLSFSETLMAFAVLGFMYLAFWLALCFWVVSWQRNSSFNALTLLSLWVVLAILLPASVNNFVANMYPVPEALSTMVKQRDGYHEKWDMDKKPTMDKFYAHYPQFEKYTLPDDNFSWLWYYAMQQMGDDESRQQSEAMREKIMQREKASNTAALFMPTMHTQLLFNNLAGSSLANHMKFLDHTQAFHEKVRMYFYPKIFEGASVNTVDWQQFTPEYFSENPEINWARAILPLLVFIAAFFILAAVNLKRSKWRSPGSLV; encoded by the coding sequence ATGTATTCACTGATATTAAAACAATTCATTCGCTCAAAAACGGTTATGGTCACTACTCTGCTGATCCTTGTACTGGGAGTGGTTAGCATTCTTATAGGAGAGCAGTTTCTGGCAAAGCAGGAAAAGGCAATTGCCGAAGTTACTACACATCAGAAGGAACATATAGCCCGAAATGTAAACTGGATTGATAAGGAAATGGGATTGCTACTCTACTATCTGCGTTTTGCCCTGATCAATTCACCGGATAACCTGACGGCATTGTCTATAGGGCAACGAGATGTAAATGCCAGCATTCAAAATGTAACCATTCGCAACCTTGAGGGGCAGCGGTACGATACTGACCTTTACAACCCGACAAGCCTGCAATCTGGCAACCTCGATTTTGGCTTTGTGATCATTTACCTTTTTCCCCTGCTCATCATTGCCTTTACGTATGACCTGCTCTCTGAAGAAAAAGAGAAAGGAACCTGGAGGCTGGTGGCTATTCAATCAAAGTCTGTTCGGGGCTATTTATTAAAAAAACTATCTGTAAGGGCATTACTTATACTGGCTGCACTGTTGCTGCTGTTTGGTATTGCTGCTGTTGAGCTTTCTCTTTCTTTCAGCGAAACTTTGATGGCCTTTGCAGTACTCGGTTTTATGTATCTGGCCTTCTGGCTGGCCCTGTGCTTTTGGGTGGTATCATGGCAGCGCAATTCGAGCTTCAATGCGCTTACGCTGCTCTCCTTATGGGTAGTATTGGCCATACTTTTACCGGCTTCGGTAAATAACTTTGTGGCCAACATGTACCCGGTGCCTGAGGCTTTGAGCACCATGGTAAAACAGCGGGACGGCTACCATGAAAAGTGGGATATGGACAAGAAGCCAACAATGGATAAATTCTATGCCCATTACCCACAATTTGAAAAATACACCCTGCCGGACGATAATTTTAGCTGGCTCTGGTATTATGCCATGCAACAAATGGGGGATGATGAGTCGCGCCAACAGAGTGAAGCTATGCGCGAAAAGATCATGCAAAGAGAAAAGGCCAGTAATACGGCGGCCCTCTTCATGCCAACCATGCATACCCAGCTATTATTTAATAATCTGGCCGGGAGTAGTCTGGCAAACCATATGAAGTTTCTGGATCATACCCAGGCCTTCCATGAAAAGGTGAGAATGTACTTCTACCCTAAAATATTTGAAGGAGCATCGGTAAATACTGTAGACTGGCAGCAATTTACCCCGGAGTATTTCTCTGAAAATCCTGAGATAAACTGGGCTCGTGCCATATTGCCCTTGCTGGTATTCATAGCTGCCTTCTTCATACTGGCAGCAGTTAATTTAAAAAGATCAAAGTGGCGTAGTCCCGGATCATTGGTTTAA
- a CDS encoding ABC transporter ATP-binding protein, which translates to MLKATNLTKKYGNFTALNALNLSVEAGDIFCLLGANGAGKSTTINLFLNFIEPTTGEAAINSMNVTQYPGETKQVLAYIPENLMLYSNLTGLENLDFFCGLGGKRYSREQLEGLLEQSGLQKAFIHRRVSSYSKGMRQKVGIALARAREASVLLLDEPTSGLDPKASNEFSELLLEMKGKGVATLMATHDLFRAKDTGTHIGIMKEGVLVEQFKSDDVSFQDLEKLYLRHMHN; encoded by the coding sequence ATGCTGAAAGCAACGAACCTCACTAAAAAATACGGCAATTTTACTGCCCTTAATGCGCTCAACCTGTCTGTGGAGGCAGGTGATATATTTTGCTTGTTAGGAGCCAATGGAGCCGGCAAGTCTACTACCATTAACTTGTTCCTCAACTTCATTGAGCCTACTACCGGCGAGGCAGCCATTAACTCGATGAATGTAACCCAATACCCCGGTGAAACCAAGCAAGTACTGGCCTATATCCCGGAAAACCTGATGCTCTACTCCAATTTAACCGGGCTGGAGAACCTGGACTTTTTCTGCGGTTTGGGAGGAAAGCGCTACTCCCGGGAGCAGCTGGAAGGACTCCTTGAGCAGTCAGGATTACAAAAGGCATTTATTCACCGGCGTGTGAGTAGCTACTCCAAAGGCATGCGCCAAAAGGTAGGGATAGCGCTGGCCAGGGCAAGGGAAGCCAGTGTGCTCCTGCTTGATGAGCCTACCTCCGGACTTGATCCTAAAGCCAGTAATGAATTTTCAGAACTGCTGCTTGAAATGAAAGGCAAAGGTGTGGCTACTTTGATGGCTACCCATGACCTGTTCAGGGCAAAAGATACCGGGACACATATCGGTATTATGAAAGAGGGCGTACTGGTGGAGCAATTCAAGTCTGATGACGTTAGTTTTCAGGACCTGGAGAAGTTATATCTCAGGCACATGCATAACTAG
- a CDS encoding ankyrin repeat domain-containing protein produces METSKILELISRGRTDFILELIRKENWKELLTEGRIKPLQWLVYYNDVTGLRAVMESGGTLESININDELGNAAFFGHWKVCDFLINQGADVNYHVDKTHETALHNALAKAGRPYYFYVVKLLVEKGANVNKKTIPGLETGAFMRDVRTKGETPLHRAAAYADEQTIRFLIENGADKQSRDAHGDSPLSWASEHLRPGRILSLLAFGEFSIAEGHKFKNVSDHGQGWGNAMDWNLIGDYLPE; encoded by the coding sequence ATGGAAACATCAAAAATACTGGAGTTGATCAGCAGAGGCAGGACAGACTTTATTTTAGAGTTGATCAGGAAAGAGAATTGGAAAGAGCTGCTCACTGAGGGTAGAATAAAACCCCTGCAATGGCTGGTTTATTATAATGATGTAACCGGGCTGAGGGCAGTTATGGAAAGTGGAGGCACACTGGAAAGTATAAATATTAATGATGAGTTGGGTAATGCAGCCTTCTTCGGACATTGGAAAGTGTGTGATTTTTTGATCAATCAGGGAGCAGATGTAAACTATCATGTGGACAAGACCCATGAAACCGCGCTTCACAATGCACTGGCAAAAGCCGGGCGTCCCTATTATTTCTATGTGGTGAAACTACTGGTTGAAAAAGGGGCAAATGTTAATAAAAAAACGATTCCCGGTCTGGAAACAGGTGCATTTATGAGAGATGTGAGGACCAAAGGGGAAACGCCACTTCATAGAGCGGCAGCCTACGCCGATGAGCAAACCATCCGCTTCTTAATTGAAAATGGTGCTGACAAACAGTCGCGTGATGCTCACGGAGATTCACCGCTAAGCTGGGCCAGCGAGCATTTGAGACCAGGCCGTATTTTGTCATTACTGGCCTTTGGAGAATTTTCAATAGCTGAAGGGCATAAGTTCAAAAATGTAAGCGATCATGGTCAGGGCTGGGGCAATGCTATGGACTGGAACCTGATAGGAGATTATTTGCCTGAATAA
- a CDS encoding response regulator transcription factor produces MSRIKQIFLKSKYIIIYGVSMALMVFILKWLQWKYLIADNSLDLYTGLIAIFFTILGVWVATQLARSKVRTVVVEKEIYRNRPEDDEIDEAELKKLNLTTREYEVLQLIAQGNTNAEIAERLFLSLSTVKTHVSNLFVKMEVKNRTQAIEKANRLKLTA; encoded by the coding sequence ATGAGTCGCATAAAGCAAATATTTCTTAAATCGAAATACATCATCATATATGGTGTATCCATGGCCCTCATGGTCTTTATACTTAAATGGCTTCAATGGAAATACCTGATTGCCGATAACTCGCTGGATCTTTATACCGGTCTCATAGCAATTTTTTTTACCATATTAGGCGTGTGGGTGGCTACTCAACTAGCCAGAAGCAAAGTAAGGACAGTGGTGGTAGAAAAAGAGATCTACCGGAACAGACCTGAAGATGACGAAATAGATGAAGCCGAACTAAAGAAGCTGAACCTGACTACCCGTGAATATGAAGTACTGCAGCTGATAGCTCAGGGTAATACCAATGCTGAAATCGCCGAAAGATTGTTTTTGTCACTTAGCACAGTTAAGACTCATGTGTCTAACCTTTTTGTTAAGATGGAAGTGAAGAACAGAACCCAGGCAATAGAAAAGGCTAACAGGTTAAAACTAACGGCATAG
- a CDS encoding DUF4199 domain-containing protein: MKRNVLIFGLVLGAILAGNMVYMVNLAYNNPEFMSNELMGYAAMIIVFSLTFFGVKNYRDKQLNGVISFGKAFKMSALIALVGSTIYVVVWLFYYYIFVPDFIDKYITHVLHQAVADGATSADLEAKSAEMNQFKEMYKSPLFVVLISYTEVLPVGLVIAFISSLILKKKPDAVVVSK; this comes from the coding sequence ATGAAAAGGAATGTATTAATTTTTGGTTTGGTGCTTGGTGCTATTCTCGCCGGCAATATGGTTTATATGGTTAACCTGGCATACAATAACCCCGAATTTATGAGCAACGAGCTTATGGGGTACGCTGCCATGATCATTGTTTTCTCTCTTACTTTTTTTGGCGTCAAAAATTACCGGGACAAACAGCTTAACGGAGTGATATCATTTGGTAAGGCGTTTAAAATGAGCGCTTTAATTGCTCTGGTCGGGTCGACCATATATGTAGTGGTCTGGTTGTTTTACTACTATATATTTGTTCCTGATTTTATAGACAAGTATATCACGCACGTATTACATCAGGCTGTCGCAGACGGAGCAACTTCTGCGGATCTTGAGGCAAAATCTGCAGAGATGAATCAGTTTAAGGAGATGTACAAAAGCCCGCTTTTTGTTGTGCTTATCTCTTATACCGAGGTGCTGCCTGTGGGCCTTGTCATTGCCTTCATCAGTTCGCTGATCTTAAAGAAGAAGCCTGACGCGGTAGTAGTATCGAAATAA
- a CDS encoding tetratricopeptide repeat protein — protein sequence MNLLITLHQKSSCSAPSCLIEARYLLNRVVRPKPILLILAFYLHNHAADAQHYLHQIDSIKKVLEELPEEDTSRAYALTQMARLQTFNSTNEVLKYAGEALELSERLDYHTGIINACFAYVYYYENNGENSRALRYLFKALNASVKKQDESLMADCHNFLGYIYKSLGQYTEALIYYNKSLAYWDLKKNPNMQALILGNIGDIYFDKKDDAQAFKYYNQVLNLAEEHNLERRLATVYRSLGKFYYRHKDLEKALEYLQPAIEYAIKIESTRLQSEVLCLLSATYLHMDQPQEAFSSAEKALHLARLSGSKYEILESYLRLQLSLQNLGDYERAYDYQSKYLILNDSLENLENIRAIEQLKFQHEIELVNEVYKGNVLRRNVLIGVLVALMIIVSLIFNRRYLLIKKSLENKRQLLNYSIHNLKEKSELVDKINRELQIFRQNATHDVKIKKFNRVLQFNIVTDDDWENFKKAFEDVYPNFIASLRYHYPNLTTAEIRQAALIKMKLTIKETASILGITPESVKKSRHRLKKKLDLNENKSVEEVLDSLHASISMD from the coding sequence ATGAACCTATTGATTACGCTCCATCAAAAAAGCAGTTGTTCTGCACCATCCTGCCTTATAGAAGCAAGGTATTTGTTAAATAGAGTTGTCAGGCCCAAACCCATTTTACTCATACTGGCTTTTTATCTTCATAATCATGCGGCTGATGCACAGCATTACCTGCATCAGATAGATAGCATTAAAAAAGTTTTGGAAGAATTACCCGAAGAAGATACCAGCAGAGCTTATGCACTCACTCAGATGGCGAGGCTGCAGACCTTTAATTCTACAAATGAGGTATTAAAATATGCCGGGGAAGCACTGGAACTATCTGAGCGTCTGGATTATCACACCGGTATAATCAATGCCTGTTTTGCTTATGTATATTATTATGAGAATAATGGAGAAAATTCAAGAGCCCTGCGGTATCTGTTTAAAGCCCTGAATGCTTCAGTAAAAAAGCAGGATGAGAGCTTGATGGCCGACTGCCACAATTTTTTGGGTTATATCTACAAATCCCTTGGACAGTATACTGAGGCTTTAATTTACTATAACAAATCACTCGCTTACTGGGATTTAAAGAAGAATCCCAACATGCAGGCATTGATTCTCGGAAACATAGGAGATATTTATTTTGATAAGAAGGATGACGCTCAGGCTTTCAAGTACTATAATCAGGTATTGAATCTGGCTGAAGAGCATAATCTGGAGCGACGTTTAGCAACCGTATACAGGTCTTTGGGAAAATTCTATTACCGCCATAAAGACCTCGAAAAAGCATTGGAGTATCTACAGCCAGCGATTGAGTACGCCATAAAAATTGAAAGCACCAGATTGCAGTCAGAGGTATTGTGTTTATTGAGTGCAACCTATCTGCATATGGATCAACCTCAGGAGGCTTTCTCCTCGGCTGAAAAGGCCCTGCACCTGGCCAGGTTGTCAGGCTCAAAGTATGAAATATTAGAAAGTTATCTGCGCTTACAGTTGTCACTTCAAAATTTAGGTGATTATGAGAGGGCTTATGATTACCAATCAAAGTACCTCATCCTAAATGACAGTCTGGAAAATCTGGAGAATATACGAGCCATAGAACAACTGAAATTTCAGCACGAGATTGAACTTGTGAATGAGGTTTATAAAGGAAACGTATTAAGAAGAAATGTTTTAATTGGAGTGCTGGTAGCTTTAATGATAATAGTTTCACTGATTTTTAACAGGCGCTATTTATTGATTAAAAAAAGTCTTGAGAATAAAAGACAATTGTTGAACTATAGCATTCACAACCTCAAGGAAAAGTCGGAACTGGTGGATAAGATTAACAGGGAGCTGCAGATCTTTAGGCAAAATGCTACCCATGATGTGAAGATCAAAAAGTTTAACAGGGTGCTTCAGTTCAATATCGTAACGGATGACGACTGGGAGAATTTCAAAAAAGCCTTTGAAGATGTCTACCCCAACTTCATAGCCTCGCTAAGGTATCATTATCCTAACCTCACTACGGCTGAGATACGTCAGGCTGCTTTAATTAAAATGAAGCTGACTATAAAGGAAACAGCCTCGATTTTGGGGATCACACCGGAAAGTGTGAAAAAATCGAGACATCGTCTGAAGAAGAAACTTGATCTGAATGAAAACAAATCCGTTGAAGAAGTATTGGATAGCCTGCATGCCAGTATTTCCATGGATTAA
- a CDS encoding tetratricopeptide repeat protein, translating into MKILITLHQNSSSTAPSYISKVKCLLDRITVSNAIILILACCFYSPPVISQKYIREIDSMQIVLEGLPAEDTVRVNALIEMANIQTYYSTGEIFKYTNEAVEISKKADYSTGLIEVDFVLAYHYDHSGNSLKALEYLYDALEKCKKSNDIQRMAKCYNFLGLVHESLDQDKEALEYYEQSLILWQSLKDRYMEGLLLENIAYIHADVENNALALEYYNKAFKLAKEDNIEIRLGSVYNAMGKLYYKEGELDKALEYQKLALEYATKKESIILLSRVHCVMSAIYLAQEHPQEALVSAEKALHFASLAGSKHDISDCYERLHSALQSMGDYKKAYEYQAKYINLHDSLKNVENVKAMERMKHKLNMEIIDERHTANLLRRNALIGVLVALLIIGFLIFNRRHLLMKKRLENKRQLLNYSVRNLKEKSELVEKVNKELQIFKQNATHDVKIKKFNRVLQFNIVTDDDWENFKKAFEDVYPNFMASLRYHYPNLTTAEIRQAALIKMKLTIKETASILGITPESVKKSRHRLKKKLELGENESVEDILDQLHASISED; encoded by the coding sequence ATGAAAATATTGATTACGCTCCATCAAAACAGCAGTAGTACTGCACCATCTTATATCTCCAAAGTGAAGTGTTTATTGGATAGAATTACCGTGTCCAATGCCATAATTTTAATTTTAGCCTGTTGTTTTTATAGTCCCCCTGTTATTTCGCAGAAGTACATTCGCGAGATCGATAGCATGCAAATAGTTTTGGAAGGACTGCCCGCCGAGGATACGGTCAGAGTCAATGCACTTATTGAAATGGCCAACATTCAGACATATTACTCCACAGGTGAGATTTTTAAGTATACTAACGAGGCAGTGGAAATATCAAAAAAAGCAGACTATTCCACGGGGCTAATCGAGGTGGATTTTGTGCTGGCATATCATTATGATCATTCAGGAAATAGCCTGAAGGCTCTGGAGTACCTGTATGATGCTTTGGAAAAGTGTAAGAAAAGTAACGACATACAAAGGATGGCCAAATGCTATAATTTCCTGGGGCTTGTTCATGAATCCCTTGACCAGGATAAGGAGGCCCTGGAGTATTATGAGCAATCGCTCATCTTATGGCAATCGTTAAAGGATAGATACATGGAGGGGCTGTTATTAGAAAACATCGCTTATATCCATGCTGATGTCGAAAACAATGCGCTGGCCCTCGAATATTACAATAAAGCCTTTAAACTGGCAAAAGAGGATAATATTGAAATCAGATTAGGCAGCGTATATAATGCTATGGGCAAGCTCTACTATAAAGAGGGTGAACTTGATAAGGCCCTGGAGTATCAAAAGTTAGCCCTTGAGTACGCTACCAAAAAAGAAAGCATTATTCTTCTTTCTCGTGTTCATTGCGTAATGAGTGCGATCTACCTGGCCCAGGAGCATCCTCAGGAGGCACTGGTATCAGCAGAAAAGGCGCTGCATTTTGCCAGTCTTGCAGGTTCAAAACACGACATCTCAGATTGCTACGAACGCCTCCATTCGGCGCTTCAAAGCATGGGCGACTATAAAAAAGCCTATGAATACCAGGCCAAGTATATAAACCTTCATGATAGCCTGAAGAATGTGGAAAATGTGAAGGCCATGGAAAGAATGAAGCATAAGCTCAATATGGAGATTATTGATGAACGTCATACGGCGAATTTATTAAGAAGAAATGCCCTGATCGGTGTTTTGGTTGCCCTGTTGATCATCGGGTTTCTGATTTTTAACAGAAGACATCTGCTTATGAAAAAGCGCCTTGAGAATAAAAGGCAATTGTTGAATTATAGCGTACGCAACCTGAAGGAAAAATCTGAACTGGTAGAAAAGGTTAATAAAGAATTGCAGATTTTTAAGCAAAATGCAACCCACGATGTGAAGATCAAAAAGTTTAACAGGGTACTTCAGTTTAACATAGTAACAGATGACGACTGGGAAAATTTTAAGAAGGCTTTTGAAGATGTTTACCCAAATTTCATGGCCTCGTTAAGGTATCATTACCCTAACCTGACCACGGCGGAAATACGTCAGGCTGCTTTAATAAAAATGAAACTGACTATAAAAGAAACGGCGTCAATCCTGGGGATCACACCGGAAAGCGTAAAAAAATCACGCCATCGACTGAAGAAGAAACTGGAACTTGGTGAAAATGAATCCGTTGAAGATATTCTGGACCAGCTTCATGCCAGTATTTCTGAAGATTAG
- a CDS encoding tetratricopeptide repeat protein, translated as MKLTYILCLLFIVSIPAAGQSQKDSLLAALPTSTDTGRVLIYHELARLYSHGSTDSALHYTNLALSESEKADYEGGRVRSYWILGLLYSNQGDFPRSIAYCKKTLPLLKDSLQIGSVLNNLGGAYFDMGAWDEGIKYFIQSLRIKERHGASKRQLAAAYQNLGACYQTIGDLNAALRYSHDAYNLYGEIDNKLKQGDVMMNIALIYQGQNNILQAREAFSKTITLQQEIDNLKGLSNTYSGVGVLMHLQKEYDSALYFLGQSLNLADSVQNYHYTIMSTVNIAGVWYDKGDYQKSIDLTKSAIAGLDSLPALKLLRDSYEIQAKAYDKLGMVREALTSYKHFYNVRDSLLNKEKLQDIHEMKLQYETEKKEITMDKLKAEILAKRAQARTSAFMALLCFLGIVALVYILYLRSKLHKQRLARLEAEKKQKQYELEMKEQELSGLSMNMLVKTNTLKLIKEKISNAKGSYNAEAIKAIDNNLKFDKEWDVFKLHFEKVHQGFFDRLSKTCPNITPNEQKLCAYLKMNFSTKEVSKIANVSVSAVDKSRQRLRKKLNIDSKENLVSFIQGI; from the coding sequence ATGAAATTAACTTACATCCTATGTTTGTTGTTTATAGTTTCCATCCCTGCTGCCGGCCAAAGTCAAAAGGACAGTCTTTTGGCTGCCTTGCCTACATCCACCGATACCGGCAGGGTACTTATCTATCATGAGCTGGCCAGGCTATATAGCCATGGGTCTACGGATTCAGCCCTCCATTATACCAACCTGGCACTTTCGGAAAGTGAAAAAGCGGACTATGAAGGTGGCAGGGTGCGTTCTTACTGGATCTTGGGATTGTTGTATTCCAACCAGGGAGATTTTCCCAGGTCAATAGCGTACTGCAAAAAGACGCTACCTCTTCTTAAAGACAGCCTTCAGATCGGCAGTGTGCTTAACAATCTTGGAGGAGCATATTTTGACATGGGCGCCTGGGACGAAGGTATTAAATATTTTATACAGTCGCTCCGTATTAAGGAAAGGCATGGTGCGTCAAAACGGCAGTTGGCAGCAGCGTATCAAAACCTGGGTGCGTGCTATCAGACAATTGGTGACCTTAATGCAGCACTACGCTATTCTCATGACGCTTATAATCTCTATGGCGAAATTGACAATAAGCTTAAGCAGGGAGATGTAATGATGAATATAGCCCTCATCTACCAGGGGCAAAACAACATACTTCAGGCAAGGGAGGCCTTCTCCAAAACAATCACTTTACAGCAAGAGATCGATAACCTTAAGGGGCTTTCCAATACCTACAGTGGTGTGGGGGTGCTGATGCATTTGCAGAAAGAGTATGATAGTGCATTATACTTTCTAGGGCAATCTCTCAATCTTGCCGACTCCGTGCAGAATTATCATTATACAATTATGTCCACGGTCAACATTGCCGGAGTCTGGTATGACAAAGGTGATTACCAAAAGTCGATAGACCTTACTAAATCGGCAATTGCCGGACTTGACTCTTTACCTGCCCTCAAGTTGCTGAGAGATTCGTACGAGATCCAGGCCAAAGCATATGACAAGCTGGGAATGGTAAGAGAAGCTCTAACCAGCTATAAGCACTTCTACAATGTGCGGGACAGCCTGCTTAATAAGGAGAAGCTCCAGGATATTCATGAAATGAAGCTGCAGTATGAGACTGAAAAAAAGGAGATTACGATGGACAAACTGAAGGCCGAGATCCTGGCCAAAAGGGCTCAGGCCAGAACATCTGCATTTATGGCGCTGCTTTGTTTTCTGGGCATTGTAGCACTGGTATACATCCTATACCTTCGCTCAAAGTTGCATAAACAGCGGCTGGCAAGGCTGGAAGCTGAGAAAAAGCAAAAGCAATATGAACTGGAAATGAAGGAGCAGGAGCTATCCGGCCTTAGTATGAACATGCTGGTAAAAACGAATACTCTCAAGCTTATCAAGGAAAAAATATCCAATGCCAAAGGTTCTTATAACGCGGAAGCTATTAAGGCCATAGATAACAACCTGAAGTTTGATAAGGAATGGGATGTGTTCAAGTTGCACTTTGAAAAAGTACATCAGGGATTTTTTGACAGACTTTCCAAAACCTGCCCTAACATCACTCCCAATGAGCAGAAGCTATGTGCTTATCTAAAAATGAACTTTTCGACCAAAGAGGTATCCAAGATTGCCAATGTATCAGTAAGTGCAGTAGATAAGTCACGGCAGCGGCTCAGAAAAAAGCTCAATATCGACTCAAAGGAAAATCTGGTATCGTTTATTCAGGGAATATGA
- a CDS encoding discoidin domain-containing protein, producing the protein MKNLFKSAIAAMCMLLASCSEQEGDLNREQPGDHLDGATSVLPGDRGGEGDNKPPAPVHEDLLIESVESDYYKGDKKSPTGRTDNPYGLAVSVNSPYNGKTETTSYWGPPAHGIYWYGDWSGDFWLDNGNSVADFGNFISCHKNVYLDVNAIQYPGGQAPQSLKARLLEFGYACKSGGYNQGGYTQKWEIIGVYNGVEYQLGWILYAHLASDVVYSVGTVLNLNGPVKIGTTFSTGNPNGNNCWGSCHLHIEVFNYRNWPCYDVNPPATQNSRIGILGGLGSSVGNCPDIGGGGTMTNWARSAINCDRSSAYSSQYDCNKAYDGGYTGYTKWVSNGSTQTSWMTLDLGSLRNIKEFKVFHAGSVGEPVSSNTRAYQIQYSNSFTGPWYTIVNANNSAQANSNTYTVNLTARYVALLITDPGIDNYTRIVEFEVNGN; encoded by the coding sequence ATGAAAAATCTATTTAAGAGTGCAATTGCAGCTATGTGTATGCTGCTGGCGTCGTGTAGTGAACAGGAAGGTGACCTTAACCGAGAGCAGCCCGGAGATCATCTGGATGGAGCTACGTCGGTACTGCCTGGGGACAGAGGCGGGGAAGGAGATAACAAGCCGCCGGCTCCGGTTCATGAAGACCTGCTGATCGAAAGCGTTGAAAGCGACTATTATAAAGGAGATAAAAAATCACCAACAGGGCGGACAGATAATCCTTATGGCCTGGCAGTCTCAGTAAACAGCCCTTATAACGGAAAAACGGAAACCACAAGCTACTGGGGCCCTCCGGCACATGGCATATACTGGTATGGTGACTGGTCAGGAGACTTCTGGCTGGATAACGGCAATTCCGTGGCTGATTTTGGCAACTTTATTTCCTGCCACAAAAATGTATACCTTGACGTAAATGCCATACAATACCCCGGAGGACAGGCACCCCAGTCGTTAAAGGCCAGGTTACTGGAGTTTGGCTATGCCTGCAAAAGCGGTGGGTACAACCAGGGAGGATATACCCAGAAATGGGAGATTATAGGAGTTTATAATGGTGTGGAGTACCAACTCGGCTGGATTTTATATGCACACCTGGCCAGCGATGTGGTGTATAGTGTAGGTACAGTGCTAAACCTTAACGGACCGGTAAAAATAGGTACTACATTCTCTACCGGTAATCCCAATGGAAACAACTGTTGGGGGAGCTGCCATCTTCATATAGAAGTTTTTAACTATCGCAACTGGCCGTGTTATGATGTGAACCCTCCTGCCACGCAAAACAGCCGTATTGGCATACTGGGAGGCTTAGGTTCAAGTGTTGGTAACTGCCCGGATATCGGAGGCGGCGGAACAATGACCAACTGGGCCAGAAGTGCCATAAACTGTGACAGAAGCTCAGCATACAGCAGTCAATACGATTGTAACAAGGCCTATGACGGAGGCTATACCGGCTATACCAAATGGGTAAGCAACGGAAGTACTCAAACATCCTGGATGACCCTTGACCTGGGTTCCCTGCGCAACATCAAAGAATTTAAAGTCTTTCATGCCGGTAGTGTAGGAGAGCCTGTCTCGTCAAATACCCGGGCTTACCAGATCCAGTACAGCAACTCTTTTACGGGGCCATGGTACACTATTGTAAATGCCAATAACAGTGCTCAGGCCAATAGCAATACCTATACGGTCAACCTCACTGCGAGGTATGTGGCATTGCTGATCACCGATCCGGGCATAGATAACTACACCAGGATAGTGGAATTTGAAGTTAATGGAAATTAA